The Gemmatimonadales bacterium genome window below encodes:
- a CDS encoding glycosyltransferase: MSQRADDRIGAFAVTRGRTTPPAGWRASDGPRRRVLVVAPEPFYDDRGTPIAVLNVLRALRQLDYRVDVVTYPLGRPIKLPGVKIIRSANPFGIRHVPIGFSFRKLALDATLVPAIWRRLRRRRYDCIHAVEEAAFPAVLLGHLYGVPVIYDMQSS, encoded by the coding sequence ATGTCACAACGGGCTGACGACCGCATCGGTGCATTCGCGGTAACCCGGGGCCGCACCACGCCCCCGGCGGGATGGCGAGCATCCGATGGCCCGCGGCGCCGCGTGCTGGTGGTGGCCCCGGAGCCGTTCTACGATGACCGCGGCACCCCGATCGCCGTGCTCAACGTGCTGAGGGCGCTCAGGCAACTCGACTATCGGGTGGACGTGGTAACCTATCCGCTGGGCCGGCCGATCAAGCTGCCGGGCGTCAAGATCATCCGCAGCGCCAACCCGTTTGGAATACGCCACGTTCCCATCGGGTTCTCGTTCCGCAAGCTCGCACTCGACGCCACGCTGGTTCCGGCCATATGGCGGCGCCTGAGGCGCCGCCGCTATGACTGCATCCACGCGGTCGAGGAGGCGGCATTCCCGGCGGTGCTCTTGGGACATCTCTACGGCGTCCCGGTGATCTACGACATGCAGTCGAGCC
- a CDS encoding acyl-CoA dehydrogenase, producing the protein MSRHMFLPREPPMPDASIAVIPALTSLAEEEELFRSTVREFAEREVRPHVAEMEAAGAFRPELLRQFFELGLMGIGVPERFGGAGGTILMATLAIEELARVDASAAIYVDVHNTLVNNALGRWGSDAQCARYFPRLTSELLGAFALSEPASGSDAFALETRADRTDGGWALTGRKFWITNGAEAALFIVFANTDFARGYKGITAFLVERDFPGFAIGKKESKLGIRASSTVELILEEARVPAENVLGPVGQGYKIAIETLNEGRIGIGAQMLGIATGALEAATAYVKERKQFGRAIAEFQGVQFQLAQMATELEAARLMVYNAARLKDAGQPFAREAAMAKLFSSQVADRTTSRCLELFGGYGYSTEYPAEKYYRDAKIGTIYEGTSNMQLQTIAKMLLR; encoded by the coding sequence ATGAGCCGTCACATGTTTCTCCCCCGCGAGCCGCCCATGCCCGATGCGTCCATCGCCGTGATTCCTGCCCTCACCTCGCTCGCCGAGGAGGAGGAACTGTTCCGCTCGACCGTCCGTGAATTCGCCGAGCGTGAGGTTCGGCCGCACGTGGCCGAAATGGAAGCGGCCGGCGCGTTCCGCCCCGAGCTGCTGCGGCAATTCTTCGAGCTCGGGCTCATGGGCATCGGGGTACCGGAGCGGTTCGGCGGCGCGGGCGGCACGATCCTGATGGCGACGCTCGCAATCGAGGAGCTGGCGCGGGTGGACGCGTCGGCGGCGATCTATGTGGACGTGCACAACACGCTGGTGAACAACGCGCTCGGCCGCTGGGGCAGCGACGCGCAGTGCGCGCGGTACTTCCCGCGGCTCACGAGCGAGCTGCTTGGCGCGTTCGCGCTCTCCGAGCCTGCGAGCGGGAGCGATGCGTTCGCTCTCGAGACGCGGGCGGACCGCACGGACGGCGGCTGGGCGCTCACGGGGCGGAAGTTCTGGATCACGAACGGGGCCGAGGCGGCCCTCTTCATCGTGTTCGCCAACACCGATTTTGCCAGGGGCTACAAGGGTATCACCGCGTTTCTCGTCGAGCGCGATTTTCCCGGCTTCGCCATCGGCAAGAAGGAGAGCAAGCTCGGCATCCGCGCGTCGAGCACGGTGGAGCTCATCCTGGAAGAGGCCCGGGTGCCGGCCGAGAACGTGCTGGGCCCCGTGGGTCAGGGCTACAAGATCGCTATCGAGACGCTGAATGAAGGCCGCATCGGCATCGGGGCGCAGATGCTCGGCATCGCGACCGGCGCGCTCGAGGCGGCCACGGCGTACGTGAAGGAGCGGAAGCAGTTCGGGCGCGCGATCGCGGAATTCCAGGGCGTGCAGTTCCAGCTCGCCCAGATGGCCACCGAGCTGGAGGCCGCGCGGCTCATGGTCTACAACGCGGCGCGCCTCAAGGATGCCGGCCAGCCGTTCGCGCGGGAGGCGGCGATGGCGAAGCTGTTCAGCTCGCAGGTGGCCGACCGCACCACGTCGCGCTGCCTGGAGCTGTTCGGCGGCTACGGTTATTCGACTGAGTATCCGGCCGAGAAGTATTACCGGGACGCGAAGATCGGGACGATCTACGAAGGAACCAGCAACATGCAGCTTCAGACCATCGCCAAGATGCTCCTGCGCTAA
- a CDS encoding diacylglycerol kinase family protein — MSERPRPAPAFSVAARARSFRYALRGIAAVLRTQHNAWIHAAASAAAVALGIAVGLSRAEWCLVVLAIVAVWTAEALNTAFEALCDVASPGLHPLVERAKDIAAGAVLIAAVGAAVVGLLVFVPHLRVTA, encoded by the coding sequence GTGAGCGAGCGCCCCCGCCCCGCCCCCGCCTTCAGCGTCGCGGCCCGCGCGCGCAGCTTTCGCTACGCGCTGCGCGGCATCGCCGCCGTCCTCCGCACCCAACACAACGCCTGGATCCACGCCGCCGCGTCCGCCGCCGCCGTGGCGCTGGGTATCGCGGTCGGGCTCTCGCGCGCCGAATGGTGCCTGGTGGTGCTCGCGATCGTGGCCGTGTGGACCGCGGAGGCCCTCAACACCGCGTTCGAGGCGCTCTGCGACGTCGCCTCGCCCGGGCTCCATCCGCTGGTCGAGCGCGCCAAGGACATCGCGGCCGGCGCCGTGCTCATCGCGGCGGTGGGGGCCGCAGTGGTGGGGCTGCTGGTCTTCGTGCCCCATCTGCGCGTCACTGCGTAA
- a CDS encoding phosphatase PAP2 family protein has protein sequence MLAEVSWRIGTAGLLCSAALTPLRAQAAPAAIAPAVATPAAIAPAVATPADIAPAPVHAIRWYEAAGAVAATSTLMLIDEPVERSAQEHRSETSNHIASAFRHVGQVEVFAPVSAALIVTGLVAHRPALVHTGARAVASVGLAGGSTLAIKEILGRERPAGGVGAFDFDPLSHDPALPSGHVAVAFALATSLADDIHRTWATVGLYTVATGVVYSRINDDKHWLSDTGFGALVGFTSAKLVRGRWRVFGIRPPTFLRAPGGGAAIGWQFTQ, from the coding sequence ATGCTCGCTGAAGTCTCGTGGCGAATCGGGACCGCCGGGCTGCTTTGCTCGGCGGCGCTCACGCCGCTCCGCGCGCAGGCAGCGCCGGCGGCTATCGCCCCGGCGGTCGCCACGCCGGCGGCCATCGCCCCGGCGGTCGCCACGCCAGCGGATATTGCCCCGGCGCCGGTCCACGCCATCCGCTGGTACGAGGCCGCCGGCGCCGTCGCGGCCACGTCCACGCTCATGCTGATCGACGAGCCGGTCGAGCGCTCCGCGCAGGAGCACCGCTCGGAAACGTCGAACCACATCGCGTCGGCATTCCGGCACGTGGGACAGGTCGAGGTGTTCGCACCGGTGAGCGCGGCGCTTATCGTGACGGGCCTCGTGGCGCATCGCCCGGCGCTCGTCCATACCGGTGCACGCGCGGTGGCGTCGGTGGGCCTGGCAGGCGGCTCGACGCTCGCGATCAAGGAAATCCTCGGCCGAGAGCGTCCGGCGGGCGGCGTCGGCGCGTTCGACTTCGATCCGCTGTCGCACGACCCCGCGCTGCCCTCGGGCCACGTAGCGGTGGCGTTCGCGCTCGCCACCTCGCTCGCCGACGACATCCACCGCACCTGGGCGACCGTGGGCCTCTACACGGTGGCCACCGGTGTGGTCTATTCGCGGATCAACGACGACAAGCACTGGCTCAGCGACACCGGCTTCGGCGCGCTGGTGGGGTTCACGTCGGCCAAGCTGGTGCGTGGGCGATGGCGCGTATTCGGCATCCGCCCGCCGACGTTTCTCCGGGCCCCCGGCGGCGGTGCCGCGATCGGCTGGCAGTTTACGCAGTGA
- a CDS encoding bifunctional homocysteine S-methyltransferase/methylenetetrahydrofolate reductase, with protein MPTIRDLLTDNRVHVVDGAMGTMLYGRGVFLNVCYDELSLRQPDLVREIHRDYVRAGAELLETNTFGANPLKLAHYGLAADTERINAAAAALAREAAGERAAVAGAIGPLGVRIEPYGETSVAEAKAAFRRQAAGLVEGGVHGFILETFSDVKELGAAVLAVREVSDLPIIAQMTIGTDGKTHYGTDPTVFGPRIAAMGVDAVGVNCSVGPAGVLEAVEKLAKSITLPISAQPNAGLPREIEDRKIYMASPEYMGTYAKWIVEAGARFVGGCCGTTPEHIREVAKFVRSVSPRHLGVTATGTLTAMDATSAAPVPASATPPVPMAERSRLAAKLANGGFITTVEIVPPKGVRPQPMFEQCRQLKAAGVDAVNVPDGPRAQSRMGALLSGLMIQREVGIEAVVHYACRDRNLLGMLSDLLGAAAAGLNNLLIVTGDPPKMGPYPDATAVFDIDSIGLTNLVSRLNHGLDPGGNALGDRTRFLIAVGANPTAADRERELRRFAWKVEAGAEVAITQPVFDLEQLDRFLRDVEQYRIPVLAGIWPLVSLRNAEFLANEVPGVSVPQAVLDRMRRASANGKEAALAEGVCIARDMIAAVRSRVHGVQVAAPLGRVPVALEVLADSLAGSAASAPAGADAR; from the coding sequence ATGCCAACCATCCGCGATCTCCTCACCGACAACCGGGTCCACGTGGTGGACGGCGCCATGGGCACGATGCTCTATGGGCGCGGCGTCTTCCTCAACGTCTGCTACGACGAGCTGAGCCTCCGGCAGCCGGATCTCGTGCGCGAGATCCACCGCGACTACGTGCGCGCGGGAGCCGAGTTGCTGGAGACCAACACATTCGGCGCGAACCCGCTCAAGCTGGCGCACTACGGGCTCGCGGCGGACACCGAGCGGATCAACGCGGCGGCCGCGGCGCTCGCGCGCGAAGCGGCGGGCGAGCGCGCCGCCGTGGCCGGGGCGATCGGGCCGCTCGGTGTGCGGATCGAGCCCTACGGCGAAACGTCGGTGGCCGAGGCGAAAGCAGCGTTCCGCCGCCAGGCGGCGGGGCTCGTCGAGGGCGGCGTGCACGGCTTCATCCTCGAGACGTTCAGCGACGTGAAGGAGCTTGGCGCCGCGGTGCTCGCGGTGCGCGAGGTGTCGGACCTCCCGATCATCGCGCAGATGACGATCGGCACCGATGGAAAGACGCACTACGGCACGGACCCCACGGTGTTCGGACCGCGGATTGCCGCGATGGGCGTGGACGCCGTCGGCGTCAACTGTTCGGTGGGGCCGGCGGGCGTGCTCGAGGCGGTGGAGAAGCTCGCCAAGAGCATCACGCTCCCGATCAGCGCGCAGCCCAACGCGGGCTTGCCGCGCGAGATCGAGGACCGAAAGATCTACATGGCGAGCCCCGAATACATGGGGACGTACGCCAAGTGGATCGTGGAGGCGGGCGCGCGCTTCGTGGGCGGGTGTTGCGGGACGACGCCCGAGCACATCCGCGAGGTAGCCAAGTTCGTGCGGAGCGTCTCGCCCCGGCACCTCGGCGTGACCGCCACCGGCACCCTGACAGCAATGGACGCCACGAGTGCGGCGCCGGTGCCGGCCAGCGCCACCCCACCGGTCCCGATGGCGGAGCGCTCCCGGCTCGCGGCCAAGCTCGCCAACGGCGGGTTCATCACGACGGTCGAGATCGTGCCGCCCAAAGGCGTGCGGCCGCAGCCCATGTTCGAGCAGTGCCGCCAGCTCAAGGCGGCGGGCGTGGACGCGGTGAACGTGCCCGACGGCCCGCGGGCGCAGAGCAGGATGGGGGCGCTCCTCTCGGGCCTCATGATCCAGCGCGAGGTCGGGATCGAGGCGGTGGTGCACTACGCCTGCCGCGACCGCAACCTTCTCGGCATGCTCTCGGACCTCCTCGGCGCCGCGGCGGCGGGGCTCAACAACCTGCTCATCGTGACGGGCGACCCACCCAAGATGGGCCCCTATCCCGATGCCACCGCGGTGTTCGACATCGATTCGATCGGACTCACGAACCTGGTCTCGCGGCTCAATCACGGGCTCGACCCGGGCGGCAATGCGCTGGGCGACAGGACGCGGTTTCTGATCGCCGTCGGCGCCAACCCCACCGCGGCCGACCGCGAGCGCGAGCTCCGGCGCTTTGCCTGGAAGGTCGAGGCCGGAGCCGAAGTGGCGATCACCCAGCCGGTGTTCGACCTGGAGCAGCTCGACCGGTTTCTGCGCGACGTCGAGCAGTACCGGATCCCGGTGCTGGCGGGCATCTGGCCGCTGGTGTCGCTCCGGAACGCGGAGTTTCTCGCCAACGAGGTGCCGGGGGTGAGTGTGCCGCAGGCGGTGCTGGACCGGATGCGGCGAGCGAGCGCCAACGGGAAGGAGGCCGCGCTCGCCGAGGGCGTGTGCATCGCGCGGGACATGATCGCGGCGGTGCGGAGCCGCGTGCACGGCGTGCAGGTGGCGGCGCCGCTGGGGCGGGTGCCGGTGGCGCTCGAGGTGCTCGCGGACAGCCTCGCCGGGTCGGCGGCGAGCGCCCCGGCGGGCGCCGATGCTCGCTGA
- the metH gene encoding methionine synthase: MTQTSSAADDFAPDLRARAARLARLDALLEERILVLDGAMGTMIQSHRLGERDYRGTRFTEWPRDLKGNNDLLSLTQPEIIRGIHRAYLEADADIIETNTFNSTAVSMADYGMEALVPELNRAGARLAREACDAAERAEPTRPRYVAGVLGPTSRTASLSPDVNDPGFRNVAFDQLADTYAEAAHALLDGGADLLLVETIFDTLNAKAAIFAIERVFEERGERVPVMISGTITDQSGRTLSGQTPEAFWYSVAHARPITVGFNCALGARALRPHVQELARVAPVRVSAHPNAGLPNEMGEYDETPESMAATLREFAEHGLVNVVGGCCGTTPAHIRAIADAVHGLTPRRAPAVAPLCRLSGLEPLVIGPETNFVNVGERTNVTGSRRFAKLVLDGKYEDALEVARQQVESGAQMIDVNMDEAMLDSEHAMSTFLKLVASEPAISRVPVVLDSSKWSVIEAGLKCVQGKGIVNSISLKEGEEAFVRQATLVRRYGAAVIVMAFDERGQADSADRKVEICARSYRILTERVGFAPSDVILDPNIFAIATGIEEHANYAMDYIEATRRIKATLPHALVSGGVSNVSFSFRGNDPVREAIHSVFLYHAIAAGMDMGIVNAGQLAIYADIPPELLERVEDVVLNRRPDATERLLAVADSVTGKAAPEQDLAWRAKPVSERLAHALVEGIADWVIEDTEEARRQFAHPIEVIEGPLMDGMNVVGDLFGSGKMFLPQVVKSARVMKKAVAHLVPFIEAEKDAGAKPKGKVLLATVKGDVHDIGKNIVGVVLQCNNFDVVDLGVMVPCARILETARREAADLIGLSGLITPSLEEMAFVAGELEREGFTTPLLIGGATTSRVHTAVKIEPHYSAPTVHVLDASRAVGVAASLLSDGLRDEFVRGVRAEYGRVRAARAERRSDEHRATLAQARANRLVPDLSVAVPRPCVTGIQVLDGYPLEELVGRIDWTPFFQTWELAGHYPAILDDPTRGPAARSLFADAERMLATIVAERQLRARAAFGFWPANSVGDDIELYADERGTHPTAVIHTLRQQMAKGAGRANLALADYVAPRGDGSASENRGGRAERDWVGAFAVTAGHGLDALVAQHQAAHDDYNAILAKALADRLAEAFAERLHERVRTEFWGFARGEALDNAALIREQYQGIRPAPGYPACPDHTEKRTIFDLLHAEANAGIQLTESYAMLPAASVSGYYFWRPEARYFGVGRIDRDQVEDYARRKGMDVAAVERWLAANLNYERA, encoded by the coding sequence GTGACACAGACATCTTCGGCCGCCGACGATTTCGCACCGGACCTCCGCGCCCGCGCGGCGCGGTTGGCACGCCTCGATGCGCTGCTCGAAGAGCGGATCCTGGTCCTCGACGGAGCGATGGGGACGATGATCCAGAGCCATCGGCTGGGGGAGCGGGACTACCGGGGAACCCGTTTTACCGAGTGGCCGCGCGATCTCAAGGGCAACAACGACCTGCTCTCGCTCACCCAGCCCGAGATCATCCGCGGGATCCACCGGGCGTACCTCGAGGCGGACGCCGACATCATCGAAACCAACACCTTCAACTCTACCGCCGTCTCCATGGCGGACTACGGGATGGAGGCGCTGGTGCCGGAGCTCAACCGCGCCGGTGCGCGGCTCGCGCGTGAGGCCTGTGACGCGGCGGAGCGCGCGGAGCCCACGCGGCCACGATACGTGGCGGGTGTGCTCGGGCCCACGAGCCGCACCGCGTCGCTCTCGCCGGACGTGAACGACCCCGGATTCCGGAACGTCGCCTTCGACCAGCTCGCGGACACCTACGCCGAGGCGGCGCACGCCCTGCTCGACGGCGGGGCGGATCTGCTGCTGGTCGAGACGATCTTCGATACTCTCAACGCGAAGGCGGCCATCTTTGCGATCGAGCGGGTGTTCGAGGAGCGGGGCGAGCGGGTGCCGGTGATGATCTCGGGCACGATCACCGACCAGAGCGGGCGCACGCTCTCGGGCCAGACGCCGGAGGCGTTCTGGTATTCCGTGGCGCACGCGCGCCCCATCACCGTCGGCTTCAACTGCGCGCTCGGCGCGCGCGCGCTCCGGCCGCACGTGCAGGAGCTGGCCCGGGTGGCACCGGTGCGGGTGAGCGCGCACCCGAACGCCGGGCTCCCGAACGAGATGGGCGAGTACGACGAGACGCCCGAGTCAATGGCGGCGACGCTGCGCGAGTTCGCGGAGCACGGCCTCGTGAACGTCGTGGGCGGGTGCTGCGGGACGACGCCGGCGCACATCCGCGCAATCGCGGACGCGGTGCACGGGCTCACGCCGCGCCGCGCTCCCGCGGTGGCTCCGCTCTGTCGCTTGAGCGGGCTCGAGCCGCTCGTGATCGGGCCGGAAACCAACTTCGTCAACGTGGGCGAGCGGACCAACGTGACCGGCTCGCGGCGGTTTGCCAAGCTGGTGCTGGACGGCAAGTACGAGGACGCACTCGAGGTGGCGCGCCAGCAGGTGGAGAGCGGCGCGCAAATGATCGACGTGAACATGGACGAGGCGATGCTCGACTCGGAGCACGCCATGAGCACGTTCCTCAAGCTGGTCGCCTCGGAGCCCGCGATCAGCCGGGTGCCGGTGGTGCTCGACTCCTCCAAGTGGTCGGTGATCGAGGCGGGGCTCAAGTGCGTCCAGGGCAAGGGCATCGTCAACTCGATCAGCCTGAAGGAGGGCGAGGAGGCGTTCGTGCGCCAGGCGACGCTGGTGCGCCGCTACGGTGCCGCGGTGATCGTCATGGCGTTCGACGAGCGGGGCCAGGCCGACTCCGCCGACCGCAAAGTGGAGATCTGCGCCCGCTCGTACCGCATCCTCACCGAGCGGGTCGGGTTCGCCCCGAGCGACGTGATTCTCGACCCCAATATTTTCGCGATCGCCACCGGCATCGAGGAGCACGCGAACTACGCCATGGACTACATCGAGGCGACGCGGCGGATCAAGGCGACGCTGCCGCACGCGCTCGTGAGCGGCGGGGTGAGCAACGTCTCGTTCTCCTTCCGCGGGAACGATCCGGTGCGGGAGGCGATCCACTCGGTGTTTCTGTACCACGCGATCGCGGCCGGGATGGACATGGGGATCGTGAATGCTGGGCAGCTCGCGATCTACGCCGACATTCCGCCGGAGTTGCTGGAGCGAGTGGAAGACGTGGTGCTCAACCGCCGGCCGGATGCGACCGAGCGCCTGCTCGCCGTGGCCGATTCGGTGACGGGCAAGGCAGCGCCGGAGCAGGACCTCGCGTGGCGCGCCAAGCCGGTGTCCGAGCGGCTGGCGCACGCACTGGTGGAGGGGATCGCCGACTGGGTCATCGAGGATACCGAGGAGGCGCGGCGGCAATTCGCCCACCCGATCGAGGTGATCGAGGGGCCACTGATGGACGGTATGAACGTCGTGGGCGACCTGTTCGGCTCGGGCAAGATGTTTCTGCCGCAGGTGGTGAAGAGCGCGCGGGTCATGAAGAAGGCGGTGGCCCACCTGGTGCCGTTCATCGAGGCGGAAAAGGACGCGGGGGCCAAGCCCAAGGGAAAGGTGCTGCTCGCCACCGTGAAGGGCGACGTGCACGACATCGGCAAGAACATCGTGGGCGTCGTGCTCCAGTGCAACAACTTCGACGTGGTCGACCTCGGTGTGATGGTGCCGTGCGCCAGAATCCTGGAGACGGCGCGGCGCGAAGCGGCCGATCTCATCGGGTTGAGCGGGCTCATCACGCCATCGCTGGAGGAGATGGCGTTCGTGGCGGGTGAGCTCGAGCGCGAGGGATTCACGACGCCGCTCCTCATCGGCGGCGCCACCACGTCGCGGGTGCACACGGCGGTGAAGATCGAGCCACACTACTCGGCACCCACGGTGCACGTGCTCGACGCCTCGCGCGCGGTGGGTGTGGCCGCAAGCCTCTTGAGCGACGGCCTCCGCGACGAGTTCGTCCGCGGCGTCCGCGCGGAATACGGCCGGGTGCGCGCGGCCCGGGCGGAGCGGCGGAGCGACGAGCACCGGGCGACACTCGCCCAAGCGCGGGCCAACCGCCTGGTGCCCGACCTCAGCGTGGCCGTTCCCCGCCCCTGCGTCACCGGGATCCAGGTGCTCGACGGCTATCCGCTCGAGGAGCTGGTCGGCCGGATCGACTGGACGCCATTCTTCCAGACGTGGGAGCTGGCCGGTCACTACCCGGCGATCCTCGACGACCCGACGAGGGGTCCCGCGGCGCGGAGCCTCTTTGCGGACGCCGAGCGGATGCTGGCCACGATCGTGGCGGAGCGGCAGCTCCGTGCGCGCGCAGCGTTCGGCTTCTGGCCGGCAAACAGCGTTGGCGACGACATCGAGCTCTATGCCGACGAGCGGGGCACGCACCCGACGGCCGTGATCCACACGCTCCGGCAGCAGATGGCGAAAGGCGCGGGGCGGGCGAACCTGGCGCTCGCGGATTACGTGGCGCCGCGGGGGGACGGCAGCGCGAGCGAAAACCGTGGCGGGCGCGCGGAGCGCGACTGGGTAGGCGCGTTTGCCGTGACGGCCGGCCACGGGCTCGATGCGCTGGTGGCGCAGCACCAGGCGGCGCACGACGACTACAACGCGATCCTCGCCAAGGCGCTGGCCGACCGGCTGGCGGAAGCCTTTGCCGAACGGCTGCACGAGCGGGTGCGGACGGAGTTCTGGGGCTTCGCGCGCGGGGAGGCGCTCGACAACGCCGCGCTCATCCGGGAGCAGTACCAGGGCATTCGCCCCGCGCCCGGATATCCCGCATGTCCCGATCACACGGAAAAGCGCACGATCTTCGACCTGCTCCACGCGGAAGCCAACGCGGGCATTCAGCTCACCGAGAGCTATGCGATGCTGCCCGCGGCGAGCGTCAGCGGGTACTACTTCTGGCGCCCCGAGGCGCGCTACTTCGGCGTGGGGCGCATCGATCGTGACCAGGTCGAGGACTACGCCCGCCGCAAGGGGATGGACGTGGCCGCGGTGGAGCGGTGGCTCGCGGCGAATCTCAATTACGAGAGGGCCTGA
- a CDS encoding protein kinase gives MDLREQLEAALGAAYTIESELGGGGMSRVFIAHEKALGRKVVVKLLPPELAASVNLERFRREILLAAGLQHPCIVPLLAAGEMDGLPYLTMPLVVGESLRARLSRNGAIEIPDAVRILRDIGSALTYAHEHGVVHRDIKPDNVLLSGGFALITDFGVAKAVTAAAGSGAAGLTSTGLAIGTPAYMAPEQVVADTNCDHRVDLYAFGMMGYEMIAGQHPFGGRPPRSLLAAQVMEVPPPLGSVCPETPSELAELIGRCLAKEPADRPQSAAGIMAALDRVDAAGRSARSIRPPGVRSAVGPAVGLETPPAVSSPSPAPPTLPRTTVSRPTGRMTSGGSRRRSGARKERPIDSLAILPFLNASANPDDEFLSDGIAETIINKLSRIPGLRVAARSVVFRYKDRDVDPMAAAKDMRVRAFVSGRVIHRGDALVVKVELVDTQSGSQLWGDQYNRPFADIFAVQEEMAAEISRALQLQLTSEDKRQLGKRETQNAAAYQAYLKGRYYWNQRTIEPLRLANRYFHEAIAADPAYAIAYAGLSDTYSVLGYYGAERPRDASPRARAAALRALEIDPQLAEAHASMAFVQLFYERDYAGAGRELERAMELDPGYATAHQWYGWYLLIMRRFEESVASFERALERDPLSLIINDHYAYGLGLAGRWDDAIEQCRKTTELSPVFPLVFWRLGWIYAELGRYEEAIVAYRRCVEGTRGLVALGDLGQAYGLAGQRGEARGVLARLEEMSRTTYTSPLCSAIAHSGIGEDDAAFADLERAYDDRASDLSRLDLLHWPDSMRTDARFASLLTRLGLAR, from the coding sequence GTGGATTTGCGCGAGCAGCTCGAGGCTGCCCTCGGAGCAGCCTACACCATCGAGAGCGAGCTTGGTGGTGGCGGCATGTCGCGTGTGTTCATTGCGCACGAGAAGGCGCTTGGCCGCAAGGTCGTCGTCAAGCTGCTCCCTCCCGAGCTCGCCGCGTCGGTCAACCTCGAGCGGTTCCGCCGGGAAATCCTCCTCGCCGCGGGCTTGCAGCACCCCTGCATCGTCCCGCTCCTCGCCGCGGGCGAGATGGACGGGCTCCCCTATCTCACCATGCCCCTCGTCGTCGGCGAGTCGCTGCGCGCGCGGCTCAGCCGGAACGGGGCGATCGAGATCCCCGACGCGGTGCGGATCCTCCGCGACATCGGCTCGGCGCTCACGTACGCGCACGAGCACGGCGTCGTCCATCGCGACATCAAACCCGACAACGTCCTGCTCTCCGGCGGGTTCGCCCTCATCACTGATTTCGGCGTGGCGAAGGCGGTGACCGCCGCCGCCGGCAGCGGCGCAGCCGGGCTCACGTCCACCGGGCTCGCGATCGGCACGCCGGCCTACATGGCGCCCGAGCAGGTGGTCGCCGACACCAACTGCGACCATCGGGTCGATCTCTACGCCTTCGGGATGATGGGCTACGAGATGATCGCCGGGCAGCACCCGTTTGGCGGGCGCCCGCCGCGCTCGCTGCTCGCCGCGCAGGTCATGGAGGTGCCCCCGCCACTCGGCTCCGTCTGCCCGGAAACGCCGAGCGAGCTGGCTGAGCTCATCGGCCGGTGTCTTGCCAAGGAGCCCGCCGACCGCCCGCAATCCGCCGCAGGCATCATGGCGGCGCTCGACCGGGTTGACGCCGCGGGGCGGAGCGCGCGCTCGATCCGGCCGCCGGGCGTGCGCTCCGCCGTCGGTCCCGCGGTCGGACTGGAAACCCCGCCGGCCGTTTCCTCCCCCTCGCCCGCGCCCCCCACGTTGCCGCGTACCACCGTATCGCGCCCAACCGGGCGGATGACATCCGGCGGCAGCCGCCGCCGCAGCGGTGCGCGCAAGGAGCGGCCGATCGACTCGCTTGCCATCCTGCCGTTCCTCAACGCGAGCGCTAACCCGGATGACGAGTTCCTGAGCGACGGCATCGCCGAAACCATCATCAACAAGCTCTCGCGGATTCCGGGCCTCAGGGTCGCCGCCCGCTCGGTGGTCTTCCGCTACAAGGACCGCGACGTGGATCCGATGGCCGCGGCAAAGGACATGCGGGTGCGCGCGTTCGTGAGCGGCCGCGTCATCCACCGGGGCGACGCGCTCGTGGTCAAGGTGGAGCTGGTGGACACCCAATCCGGGTCTCAGCTCTGGGGCGACCAGTACAACCGCCCGTTCGCCGACATCTTCGCCGTGCAGGAAGAGATGGCCGCCGAAATCTCCCGCGCGCTCCAGCTCCAGCTTACCAGTGAGGACAAGCGGCAGCTCGGCAAGCGGGAAACCCAAAACGCCGCGGCCTATCAGGCCTACCTCAAGGGCCGCTACTACTGGAACCAGCGCACCATCGAGCCGCTCCGCCTTGCCAACCGCTACTTCCACGAGGCGATCGCGGCTGACCCCGCGTACGCCATCGCGTACGCCGGCCTCTCCGACACCTACAGCGTGCTTGGCTACTATGGCGCCGAGCGCCCTCGCGATGCATCGCCTCGGGCACGCGCGGCCGCGCTCCGGGCCCTTGAAATCGATCCGCAGCTGGCGGAGGCGCACGCGTCGATGGCGTTCGTGCAGTTGTTCTACGAGCGCGACTATGCCGGCGCAGGCCGCGAGCTCGAGCGGGCCATGGAGCTCGATCCCGGCTATGCGACCGCGCACCAGTGGTACGGCTGGTACCTCCTCATCATGCGGCGTTTCGAGGAGTCGGTCGCCTCGTTCGAGCGCGCCCTCGAGCGCGACCCGCTCTCGCTCATCATCAACGACCATTACGCCTATGGGCTCGGGCTCGCCGGACGGTGGGATGATGCGATCGAGCAGTGCCGCAAGACCACGGAGCTGAGCCCGGTCTTCCCCCTTGTCTTCTGGCGTCTCGGCTGGATCTACGCCGAGCTCGGGCGCTACGAGGAGGCGATCGTCGCGTACCGGCGCTGTGTCGAGGGCACGAGAGGGCTCGTCGCGCTCGGCGATCTGGGACAGGCATACGGTCTCGCGGGGCAGCGCGGCGAGGCCCGCGGTGTTCTCGCACGACTCGAGGAGATGTCGCGGACGACATACACCTCGCCGCTGTGCAGCGCCATCGCGCACTCCGGGATCGGTGAGGACGACGCGGCCTTCGCGGACTTGGAGCGCGCCTACGACGACCGTGCGAGCGACCTCTCGCGCCTGGATCTTCTCCACTGGCCCGACTCGATGCGGACCGACGCCCGCTTCGCCTCGCTCCTCACGCGGCTCGGACTCGCGCGCTGA